A single Dreissena polymorpha isolate Duluth1 chromosome 14, UMN_Dpol_1.0, whole genome shotgun sequence DNA region contains:
- the LOC127858372 gene encoding uncharacterized protein LOC127858372 isoform X2, whose amino-acid sequence MKRFNVIGHIKDYFFTSTDINKFIFKQFNFQGNAEVFGCCVMIFAITLVLEAGKALLFYLQLRLRQNPLTYGDTAETSIQDNRSFASGSTLLSSLAIPANLDQIRRHRIKYHVSGYLLHTLNLLLGYLLMLAVMTFDAYIFIAVILGSGIGYFVFGAINERNKAKFLNLNKRLYSRYSATVGVANKVSVSTGIS is encoded by the exons ATGAAACGGTTTAACGTTATCGGACACATAAAG gacTACTTCTTTACCTCCACCGATATCAACAAATTCATCTTCAAACAGTTCAATTTTCAAGGAAATGCGG AAGTGTTTGGCTGCTGCGTTATGATATTTGCAATAACTCTCGTTCTGGAGGCGGGAAAGGCGCTGCTGTTTTACCTCCAACTGCGCCTGCGCCAAAATCCTCTCACATACGGGGACACGGCGGAGACGTCGATTCAGGACAACAGGTCGTTCGCTTCTGGTTCCACGCTTTTATCGAGCCTTGCTATACCCGCGAACTTAGATCAGATACGCAGGCACAG gaTCAAATACCACGTAAGCGGGTACCTGCTACACACATTAAATCTCCTGTTGGGGTATCTCCTCATGTTGGCGGTGATGACATTTGACGCCTATATCTTTATCGCGGTAATCTTGG GATCCGGTATTGGCTACTTCGTGTTCGGAGCGATCAACGAGAGAAATAAAGCGAAATTCTTAAACCTCAACAAAAGGTTATACTCCAGATATTCGGCGACGGTGGGTGTGGCTAACAAGGTCAGCGTGAGTACGGGAATCAGCTAG